In Rhizobium sp. N324, a single genomic region encodes these proteins:
- the soxR gene encoding redox-sensitive transcriptional activator SoxR: MDRIPAAPPGKLLTVGEVAERSGLAVSALHFYETKGLISSIRSRGNQRRYGRDVLRRLGIIKVAQRVGIPLAEIQAAFQSLPQGRTPTAADWQTLSARWKDDLDARISRLSLLRDRLAGCIGCGCLSIESCPLRNPCDRLGKEGPGARLLETEN, translated from the coding sequence ATGGATAGGATTCCGGCAGCGCCGCCCGGCAAGCTCCTGACAGTCGGCGAGGTGGCGGAGCGCAGCGGCCTGGCCGTCTCGGCGCTGCATTTCTACGAGACCAAGGGTTTGATCTCGAGCATCCGCTCCCGCGGCAACCAGCGGCGCTACGGGCGCGACGTGCTTCGCCGCCTCGGGATCATCAAGGTGGCGCAGCGGGTCGGCATTCCGCTTGCGGAAATCCAGGCGGCGTTCCAGTCCCTGCCGCAGGGGCGCACGCCGACGGCCGCCGACTGGCAGACGCTGTCGGCACGATGGAAGGACGATCTCGACGCACGAATCAGTCGGCTGAGCCTGTTGCGCGACCGCCTGGCCGGCTGCATCGGCTGCGGCTGTCTGTCGATCGAAAGCTGTCCGCTGCGCAATCCGTGCGACCGGCTCGGCAAGGAAGGACCGGGTGCGCGGCTGCTGGAGACCGAAAACTAG
- a CDS encoding ABC transporter permease, whose amino-acid sequence MTLPRPLDSRLAALSAALYRAMPALLAGLAFLAAWELYVGLSGIKPSILPAPSRIVLQGWLNRAALTSNTWPTLGATLGGFALSLAFAFAASILMDFAPFMRRALLPIFIASQTLPLVAIAPLVVLWFGFGLLPKILLVALVTFFPLLVALLQGYESTDRDIAELLNSMKASRWRIFRLARLPSALPYFFAGLRISITYAVVGAIFAEYAGAASGLGIYILNAKNNFRPDLVLAAVVVSAVLTLCLFGLTLLIERLLMPWPPSGERRR is encoded by the coding sequence ATGACACTGCCACGACCTTTGGATTCGCGCCTTGCCGCGCTCAGCGCCGCCCTGTACCGGGCAATGCCCGCCTTGCTCGCGGGCCTTGCCTTTCTGGCGGCATGGGAACTCTATGTCGGTCTTTCCGGCATCAAGCCCTCCATCTTGCCGGCGCCTTCGCGCATCGTCCTCCAGGGCTGGCTGAACCGCGCGGCGCTGACATCAAACACCTGGCCGACGCTCGGCGCCACGCTTGGCGGTTTTGCCCTGTCGCTGGCCTTCGCCTTCGCCGCTTCGATCCTCATGGACTTTGCGCCTTTCATGCGCCGGGCCTTGCTGCCGATCTTCATCGCCAGCCAGACCCTGCCGCTGGTGGCGATCGCGCCGCTTGTCGTCCTCTGGTTCGGTTTCGGCCTCCTGCCGAAGATACTGCTGGTGGCGCTCGTCACCTTTTTCCCGCTGCTCGTCGCCCTGCTGCAGGGCTATGAATCGACCGACCGCGACATCGCCGAACTCCTGAACTCGATGAAGGCGAGCCGCTGGCGCATCTTCCGCCTGGCGCGGCTTCCCTCCGCGCTGCCCTATTTCTTCGCCGGCTTGAGAATCTCGATCACCTATGCCGTCGTCGGCGCGATCTTTGCCGAATATGCCGGCGCCGCCAGCGGCCTCGGCATCTATATTCTCAACGCCAAGAACAATTTCCGTCCCGATCTCGTGCTTGCCGCCGTCGTCGTCAGCGCCGTGCTGACCCTCTGCCTCTTCGGCCTGACGCTGTTGATAGAGCGCCTCCTGATGCCCTGGCCGCCATCCGGGGAGCGGCGCCGATGA
- a CDS encoding ABC transporter ATP-binding protein codes for MSDKMVELRNIAKSFDGMQVLGDISLSVANGEFVSIVGPSGSGKSTVLRLLTQALRPDSGNVLFNGAPLEEAPHSFAFMPQRDALMPWRRIIDNATLGLEVKGMSRRAARAAVAPLFESFGLAGFEHHYPSELSGGMRQRAALLRTVVQTQDMLLLDEPFGALDALTRTQIQEWLQGMWTEHRWTALLITHDVREAVFLSDRIYVLSARPARIIREFHVSLPRPRSIADLGSPAAQAIETEIQQTLLHPLEQDDLKPVGLKSESCSHLKS; via the coding sequence ATGAGCGACAAAATGGTTGAACTGCGCAATATCGCGAAATCTTTCGACGGCATGCAGGTGCTGGGCGATATATCGCTGAGCGTCGCAAACGGCGAGTTCGTTTCGATCGTCGGCCCGTCCGGCTCCGGAAAATCGACGGTGCTGCGATTGCTGACGCAGGCGCTTCGGCCCGATTCCGGCAACGTGCTTTTCAACGGCGCGCCGCTGGAGGAAGCGCCGCATTCCTTCGCCTTCATGCCGCAGCGTGATGCGCTGATGCCCTGGCGCCGGATCATCGACAATGCCACCCTCGGCCTCGAGGTAAAGGGCATGAGCCGCCGCGCGGCCCGCGCCGCTGTGGCGCCTTTGTTCGAGAGCTTCGGCCTTGCCGGTTTCGAACACCACTATCCCTCCGAACTATCCGGCGGCATGCGCCAGCGCGCAGCACTGCTGCGCACCGTCGTCCAGACCCAGGATATGTTGCTGCTCGACGAGCCTTTCGGCGCGCTCGACGCGCTGACGCGCACGCAGATCCAGGAATGGCTGCAGGGCATGTGGACCGAACACCGCTGGACGGCGCTGCTGATCACCCACGATGTCCGCGAGGCGGTGTTTCTCTCCGACCGCATCTACGTGCTTTCGGCCCGTCCGGCGCGTATCATCCGCGAATTCCACGTTTCCCTGCCCCGTCCGAGAAGCATTGCCGATCTCGGCTCGCCGGCGGCCCAGGCGATCGAAACCGAAATCCAGCAAACCCTGCTGCATCCGCTTGAACAGGATGATCTTAAGCCGGTCGGCCTGAAATCTGAATCCTGTTCTCATTTAAAGAGTTAG